A single Bombus affinis isolate iyBomAffi1 unplaced genomic scaffold, iyBomAffi1.2 ctg00000078.1, whole genome shotgun sequence DNA region contains:
- the LOC126927208 gene encoding uncharacterized protein LOC126927208: MLDTTQVEEEKKDEPLIIPLLGSKTWHDRILNKIDADIFLPKADKEKVGDASVNEAKSKLSNGKASPIISIKKEPVEDSENKVVTLEEQAAEEIIEELKSKNEHETKTNDLTLPLVEDESLRGKEQSTLEGYEKIPIDAFGVAMLQGMGWQPGKGIG; this comes from the exons tgaggaagaaaaaaaggatgaacctctaattattccattactaggttcaaaaacctggcatgatagaattcttaataaaatagatgcagacattttccttccgaaggcagataaggaaaaggtaggagacgctagtgttaacgaggcaaaatcaaagctatctaatggaaaagcatcgccaataatatcaataaagaaagagccagttgaagatagtgaaaataaagttgttactttagaagagcaagcggcggaagaaatcattgaggaacttaagtcaaagaatgaacatgaaactaaaacaaatgatttaactttacctttagtagaagatgaatcattaagaggcaaagaacag tctacgttagaaggttatgaaaaaattcctattgatgcttttggtgtagcaatgttacagggaatgggatggcaaccaggaaagggaattggttga